The Desulfovibrio sp. G11 region TCGCTTGTCAGGAAGTGAATGGTCGTATCTTTTGTGAGCAACATAAACACCTCGAACGTTTCTGTGCTTGTCGTGCTGCAACGCAGTTCCATGCGAAAGCGACAAGCTCAAGTAGCATGCTAGATGGGCGGAGTAATGGTTACCAGCAGCCGCATGCGTGTTGTGGCTTCAACTCCGTGCGGTTCACGAATTTCTGACACAAGAATGTCTCCCGCCTTTGCGGGCAGCTTTGCATCGTCAGCGCCGAGAAAAAAGCCGTCTCCTTCCAACACCAGTATGGACAGTTCGCCGTCAAGGTCGTGCGAATGAACAGGAAAGGTTACCCCGGCATCGAGGTTGAAATTGAT contains the following coding sequences:
- a CDS encoding cupin domain-containing protein — translated: MKILQLESTREFSANAMKRFFLVEDSPYFKMINFNLDAGVTFPVHSHDLDGELSILVLEGDGFFLGADDAKLPAKAGDILVSEIREPHGVEATTRMRLLVTITPPI